One window of Atribacter laminatus genomic DNA carries:
- a CDS encoding DegT/DnrJ/EryC1/StrS family aminotransferase, with the protein MSPNSDKEKLAIEGGKPVKTTPSIPMFPGGLEIGEEEKQAVLEVLDNKYLFRYYGPGEYPSRVKMLEEEFSGKIGVKHSLAVNSCTSALITALVAVGVGPGDEVIVPGYTFFASCAAILAAKAIPVIAEVDNSLTIDPVDLEKKITPQTKAVIPVHMRGVPCNMERILSITKKHNLKVVEDVAQACGGSYKGKYLGSFGDCNAFSFQFHKIITAGEGGMVTTENDLFFDRAQAYHDTAACWRPGGPAKRFASARYQGELFPGVNFRMSELIGAVMLAQLHKLDGILNRMRKNKSRIKNGISDIPGIELRYVHDPAGDTGVSLVFYLENGQLAEKFATALKAEGIEASSIFNKGIPDWHIYSHWEMIMNKWTPTPEGCPYNCPYHQGSVPNYNREMCPQTLVLLDRSVHLDIPPQMSEEDCDLTVEAIRKVARAYL; encoded by the coding sequence ATGTCACCTAACTCAGACAAAGAAAAACTTGCCATTGAAGGTGGAAAACCGGTAAAAACCACTCCATCCATACCTATGTTTCCTGGTGGTTTGGAAATCGGTGAAGAAGAAAAGCAAGCCGTATTGGAAGTTCTGGATAATAAATATCTTTTCCGTTATTACGGACCTGGAGAATATCCATCTCGAGTCAAAATGCTCGAAGAAGAATTTTCCGGCAAAATAGGAGTCAAACACTCATTGGCGGTGAATTCTTGCACCTCAGCGCTAATCACTGCTCTTGTGGCAGTCGGTGTTGGTCCTGGTGATGAAGTGATTGTCCCGGGATATACTTTCTTTGCCTCCTGTGCTGCAATATTAGCGGCAAAAGCGATTCCAGTTATCGCTGAGGTAGACAATTCGCTCACCATTGATCCCGTTGATTTGGAAAAGAAAATCACCCCACAAACCAAAGCAGTAATTCCCGTGCATATGCGCGGAGTCCCCTGCAATATGGAGCGAATTCTCTCAATCACAAAAAAACACAATCTTAAAGTCGTTGAAGATGTTGCTCAAGCTTGTGGGGGAAGCTATAAAGGAAAGTATTTGGGGAGCTTTGGCGATTGCAACGCCTTTAGTTTCCAGTTTCATAAAATTATCACTGCTGGTGAAGGTGGTATGGTTACCACCGAAAACGATCTCTTTTTTGATCGTGCTCAAGCTTATCATGATACTGCTGCTTGTTGGAGACCGGGTGGTCCAGCCAAGCGATTTGCTTCAGCTCGTTACCAGGGAGAACTTTTCCCCGGAGTTAATTTCCGGATGTCCGAACTCATCGGTGCGGTGATGCTTGCTCAGCTTCACAAACTTGACGGCATACTCAACAGAATGCGCAAAAATAAATCCAGAATTAAAAATGGCATCAGTGATATTCCAGGAATCGAGCTAAGGTACGTTCATGACCCAGCTGGGGACACAGGGGTTTCATTGGTTTTCTATTTAGAAAACGGGCAATTAGCCGAAAAGTTTGCCACTGCTTTAAAGGCTGAAGGTATTGAAGCCAGTTCTATTTTCAATAAAGGGATCCCCGACTGGCATATTTACTCCCATTGGGAAATGATCATGAATAAATGGACTCCAACTCCCGAAGGTTGTCCATATAACTGCCCCTACCATCAAGGATCAGTTCCCAATTACAATCGAGAAATGTGTCCCCAAACCTTGGTTCTATTAGATCGTTCTGTTCACCTTGACATTCCGCCCCAAATGAGTGAAGAAGATTGTGACCTTACTGTAGAGGCAATTCGTAAAGTTGCTCGAGCCTATTTATGA
- a CDS encoding hydroxypyruvate isomerase family protein, producing MVEISVCFEPLFNGKTDLEKIQSIHRLGYNAVEFWDLSGKDLKGIADYCQKTGIKIGICTLQDPWGNIRLHTDTNIYLQHFSESLELLKLIGSKRVIVLTGENDGQSIEIQKNQIIKNLKAISSLAEKAGIVVCLEVLNSKVDHKGYFLDSSVLGFDIIRQVNSPSIKVLYDIYHMQIMEGNIISTIQENIELIGHFHSAGVPGRHEHFYGELDYRNIFLAIQETGYDGFFGLEYWPTLSDEKSLEKVREYFLDE from the coding sequence ATGGTAGAGATTTCAGTCTGTTTTGAACCGCTGTTTAATGGAAAAACTGATCTAGAAAAAATCCAGTCCATCCATAGGCTCGGTTACAACGCAGTGGAATTTTGGGATTTATCCGGAAAGGATCTTAAGGGAATTGCCGATTACTGCCAAAAAACCGGCATTAAAATTGGCATCTGTACTCTGCAAGATCCCTGGGGAAATATCCGTTTACACACCGACACCAATATATACCTTCAACACTTTTCCGAATCTCTCGAATTGCTCAAATTAATTGGTTCTAAAAGAGTTATTGTTCTAACCGGAGAAAATGACGGACAATCCATAGAAATTCAAAAGAATCAAATCATAAAAAATTTAAAAGCTATTAGCAGTTTGGCTGAAAAAGCTGGAATCGTGGTTTGCTTAGAAGTTTTAAATTCAAAAGTCGATCATAAAGGGTATTTCCTAGATTCATCAGTACTTGGTTTTGATATCATTCGACAGGTCAATAGCCCTTCAATCAAAGTGCTCTACGATATTTATCATATGCAAATCATGGAAGGAAATATTATCTCAACCATTCAAGAGAATATCGAACTAATTGGTCATTTCCATTCTGCCGGTGTTCCTGGACGACATGAACATTTTTATGGTGAATTAGATTATAGAAATATATTTTTAGCCATACAGGAAACCGGATATGATGGTTTTTTTGGACTCGAATATTGGCCAACCCTGTCTGATGAAAAATCATTAGAAAAAGTCCGGGAGTATTTTCTTGATGAATAG
- a CDS encoding ROK family transcriptional regulator gives MKHRDMKFLNRGKILSFLLNHSLLSRADLAEKADVSPAVVSHIIRECLKEGIIREDSEGISRGGRKPILLSFVPDNKLVAGLVPGNITEFAVSNLSGQLLYKEEIITKKYPTPIELAAFLKKILNEFLIRNHKSWSQLVSLGIGIPGIYDPELDLIHKMGKISSLFEWEGAKIREIFSREFPCPVLVFDKVVAMAFGEGILSSDVPNVSLVYLHLGRGVGAGLFLNGKIYRGSQGAAGEVGYMVCNPVDEMGPISLHDIPPLESEISLNTILKDFREKCPNSFPGNQRQSESDEIMILRNTFLKGNSHCETILKPVLEKAEGIAVNLVAMLNPDFLVLGGKVTEIFSEILQERIVQRLQRSVLFLPRVKTVTLGKNEEIMCTLFFAIDDYFQRLTGNNQGLTSAFLKRHNPRIWNQ, from the coding sequence TTGAAACATCGGGATATGAAGTTTTTAAACCGAGGAAAAATCCTTAGTTTTTTATTGAATCATTCACTTCTTAGTCGGGCTGATCTAGCTGAAAAAGCTGATGTCAGCCCAGCAGTCGTTTCCCACATTATTAGAGAATGTTTAAAGGAAGGAATAATTCGTGAGGATTCTGAGGGGATCTCTCGAGGTGGGCGAAAACCAATCCTTCTTTCTTTTGTTCCCGACAACAAATTGGTAGCAGGATTAGTTCCCGGGAATATAACCGAATTTGCCGTATCTAATCTTTCTGGCCAACTGCTTTATAAAGAAGAAATAATAACCAAAAAATACCCTACCCCTATAGAGTTAGCTGCGTTTCTCAAAAAAATATTAAATGAATTTCTAATCAGAAATCACAAGTCCTGGTCACAATTGGTTTCCTTGGGAATAGGAATCCCGGGTATTTACGATCCCGAATTAGACCTTATCCATAAAATGGGTAAAATTTCCAGCCTTTTTGAATGGGAAGGAGCAAAAATTCGTGAAATTTTCTCTCGAGAATTTCCCTGTCCGGTTTTGGTCTTTGACAAGGTAGTCGCTATGGCTTTTGGTGAAGGAATACTGAGTTCTGATGTTCCAAATGTCAGCTTAGTCTATCTGCACCTGGGAAGGGGAGTTGGAGCTGGTTTATTCCTAAATGGAAAAATCTATCGGGGCTCTCAAGGAGCCGCTGGAGAAGTTGGTTATATGGTTTGTAACCCTGTGGATGAAATGGGCCCCATTTCTCTTCATGATATACCTCCCCTGGAAAGCGAAATCTCTTTAAATACTATCCTTAAGGATTTTCGAGAAAAATGTCCCAACTCTTTTCCCGGGAATCAAAGGCAATCGGAAAGCGATGAAATTATGATTTTACGCAATACTTTTTTAAAGGGCAATTCCCACTGTGAAACAATTTTAAAACCGGTTTTAGAAAAAGCCGAGGGAATAGCGGTTAATTTGGTTGCAATGCTCAACCCAGATTTTTTGGTCCTTGGAGGCAAGGTAACCGAAATATTTTCTGAAATTCTTCAAGAAAGGATAGTCCAAAGACTTCAACGATCAGTCCTTTTCCTACCTCGGGTAAAAACTGTGACTCTGGGAAAAAATGAAGAAATCATGTGCACTCTCTTTTTTGCGATCGATGATTACTTCCAACGTTTAACAGGAAATAACCAAGGGTTAACCTCCGCCTTTTTAAAAAGACACAACCCTCGGATTTGGAATCAATAA
- a CDS encoding trimethylamine methyltransferase family protein, translating to MKLNQTEVLSQEEIHLIHDATLEILEQEGVVVLSDMVRSFLAEKGLPVDHNSGVVRIPSSVVNSCLKQVPSSFALFAVDDKSWKRIGQGEPLFACGHNAVFFLDHQTGIRRDSLVEDVEKFVCIADQLDEIDLIGIPVMPQDTPAESTLLYAVKAALNNSTKPLFYSSESAFINRAIIQMAKAINPEVSKRPFLISQLSPTSPLFWEKGTIEALYEVCSSGIPLAVLPEPIAGASAPYSLAGLLTMHNAECLSGIVFSQLIREKTPVMYASSWTVYDMRSNMAVIGTPETNILRVAGAQMAAFYHIPSHTTAPNSDSHFHDEQNSWERTLSAFISALAGNHLIVNAGMFATGLTISLEQLILDAEIIGQIKRILRGMEVSQEMIYLNEISRVGQRGNYLTEDSTLTHLRSGQFWKSSISILDHYQNCQNSGMNDVVLSAQQKIDRYLTRISKKVLSQNIVYKMDQIINSFEERRENE from the coding sequence TTGAAACTGAATCAAACGGAAGTATTATCTCAAGAAGAAATCCACCTCATCCACGATGCAACTCTCGAAATACTCGAGCAAGAGGGTGTGGTTGTACTCAGTGATATGGTCCGAAGTTTTTTAGCTGAGAAAGGCTTACCGGTCGACCATAATTCGGGAGTGGTCCGGATACCCTCATCGGTGGTAAACTCTTGTTTGAAACAAGTTCCATCTTCTTTCGCCCTCTTTGCTGTGGACGATAAATCTTGGAAAAGGATCGGACAGGGGGAGCCTCTTTTTGCCTGCGGGCACAATGCGGTTTTTTTTCTTGATCACCAAACTGGAATACGAAGAGATTCTTTGGTTGAAGATGTTGAAAAATTTGTCTGTATAGCTGACCAGCTGGATGAAATTGACCTGATAGGTATTCCGGTTATGCCACAGGATACACCGGCTGAATCTACTCTTCTCTATGCTGTCAAGGCTGCTCTAAACAATTCAACCAAGCCTCTCTTTTATTCGTCTGAAAGTGCTTTTATAAACCGAGCAATAATTCAAATGGCCAAAGCCATTAATCCGGAGGTTTCTAAACGCCCCTTCTTAATTAGCCAGCTTTCCCCCACCAGTCCACTTTTTTGGGAAAAAGGGACTATTGAAGCTTTGTATGAGGTATGTTCGAGCGGTATTCCTCTTGCCGTTCTTCCCGAACCAATTGCTGGAGCTTCCGCTCCTTATTCTTTAGCTGGTCTTTTAACCATGCATAATGCTGAGTGCCTCTCAGGTATTGTTTTTTCACAACTGATACGAGAAAAAACACCGGTCATGTATGCCAGTTCCTGGACGGTTTATGATATGCGATCGAATATGGCAGTTATCGGTACCCCTGAAACTAATATTTTAAGAGTTGCTGGTGCCCAAATGGCTGCATTTTATCACATCCCTTCTCATACCACAGCTCCCAACTCTGATTCCCATTTTCACGATGAGCAAAACTCTTGGGAAAGAACCCTCAGCGCTTTTATTTCAGCGTTGGCTGGTAATCATTTAATCGTTAATGCTGGAATGTTCGCTACCGGTCTTACCATAAGCTTGGAACAACTCATACTTGACGCAGAAATCATTGGGCAAATCAAACGAATTTTAAGGGGTATGGAAGTAAGTCAGGAGATGATATATCTCAATGAAATAAGCCGAGTTGGTCAGCGAGGGAATTACCTTACTGAAGATTCTACTCTCACTCACTTGAGAAGTGGTCAATTTTGGAAAAGCTCGATTTCTATCCTGGACCATTATCAAAATTGTCAGAACTCTGGAATGAACGATGTTGTTTTATCTGCTCAACAAAAGATCGATAGATATTTAACCCGAATTTCAAAAAAAGTACTTTCTCAGAACATTGTTTACAAAATGGATCAAATCATCAATTCCTTTGAGGAAAGGAGGGAAAATGAGTAA
- a CDS encoding ABC transporter substrate-binding protein, which translates to MSKKLKKLRVIKNLYERGIAMYKSRWALAVVLLIFSFTLAIPAFAKSTVTFHSWMAAEVTSGGISVLQEAEKKFEEMNPDIDVETVPLPYEETPDQLAIMIAAGNPPDITTVDVIWLEQLAAMGGLEPLSGYLSEDLSKDLFPSSIDLGKAQGDQYALVWNDNPNLLCYNRVLLEKAGFNPDQPPPTMDDFNQAIAAISGLGDDILGIELNMSKDSFSADYLHPWLWNFGAEVFDQEGNVILNNAAGVEAVEWVNSLVKNKYMDPGLGIREIRVIFAQEKLGFMLEGPWIRGILRGLNPREEEFDKDWALAPIPKGSAIPDDVPYGYSNPSSHMLVLSKDSKNKEAAWKYMEFLISDPEITKTYYQDTGLMPTRISLLNDPIYKDDPFVRQVLNQTEYMKKPLGWGPRWGRVGEIVMAAVQEVVLMGRDVQGALDEAVRQIDIELSM; encoded by the coding sequence ATGAGTAAAAAATTAAAAAAGTTAAGAGTAATAAAAAACCTATACGAAAGGGGAATTGCCATGTATAAAAGTCGATGGGCATTAGCCGTGGTTCTTTTAATATTCAGTTTCACTCTTGCTATACCCGCTTTTGCGAAATCCACAGTCACTTTTCATAGTTGGATGGCAGCAGAGGTTACTTCGGGGGGAATTAGCGTTTTACAGGAGGCGGAGAAGAAATTTGAAGAGATGAATCCAGACATTGACGTTGAAACCGTCCCTCTCCCTTATGAAGAAACGCCTGACCAATTGGCCATTATGATAGCAGCAGGGAATCCACCAGACATTACCACCGTGGATGTTATCTGGTTGGAACAATTGGCAGCTATGGGTGGCTTGGAGCCCTTAAGTGGTTATCTTTCCGAAGATCTTTCAAAAGATCTTTTCCCCAGTTCTATTGATTTGGGGAAGGCGCAAGGAGATCAATATGCTTTAGTTTGGAATGATAATCCAAATCTCCTCTGCTATAATCGAGTACTCTTAGAAAAAGCTGGGTTCAATCCCGATCAACCGCCTCCAACCATGGATGACTTCAATCAAGCTATTGCGGCAATATCCGGGTTGGGAGATGACATCTTAGGGATAGAACTGAATATGTCCAAAGATTCATTCTCAGCTGATTATTTACATCCTTGGTTATGGAATTTTGGAGCTGAGGTTTTTGACCAAGAAGGAAATGTGATCCTCAACAATGCTGCTGGAGTCGAAGCCGTGGAATGGGTAAATAGTCTGGTAAAGAATAAATACATGGATCCGGGTCTTGGCATTAGAGAAATTCGAGTCATTTTTGCTCAGGAAAAGCTCGGTTTTATGCTGGAAGGACCCTGGATTCGAGGAATTTTGCGTGGATTGAATCCTCGTGAAGAAGAATTCGATAAAGACTGGGCGCTGGCTCCTATTCCTAAGGGTTCAGCCATCCCTGATGATGTTCCCTATGGATATTCAAACCCAAGTTCTCATATGCTGGTCCTGTCAAAAGATAGTAAAAATAAAGAAGCAGCTTGGAAATATATGGAATTTCTCATCAGCGATCCTGAAATCACCAAGACCTACTACCAAGATACCGGTCTCATGCCCACACGGATTTCACTCCTTAACGATCCGATATACAAGGACGATCCTTTTGTCCGACAAGTATTGAACCAGACCGAGTACATGAAAAAACCGCTTGGCTGGGGACCTCGTTGGGGTCGAGTTGGAGAAATCGTCATGGCAGCCGTCCAAGAAGTGGTTTTAATGGGTCGGGATGTTCAAGGTGCTCTGGATGAAGCTGTCCGTCAGATTGATATAGAACTTTCAATGTAA